GTGGAGCCCACGGTGAACGAGTACGCCTGCTGGCGGCCGTCGCCGCCCTGGTTCTGGCCCACCGAGCCGCTCACGGAGGCACCGTTGACGCGATCCTTGAGGATGATGTTCACCACGCCGGCCACGGCGTCGGAACCGTAGATCGACGAGGCACCGTCCTTGAGGATCTCGATGCGGTCGATCAGGGTGGCGGGGATGGTGGACACGTCGGTGTAGCCGTTGAGGCTGGTCATCCAGCGCTTGCCGTTCACCAGGACCAGCGTGCGGTTCTCGCCGAGGTTGTACAGGTTGACGTACTGGCCGCCTTCCTCGGTGTTGCTGGTGAGCACGGCCGCCTTGCTGAAGGTCGGCTGGCCGGTGATGGTCAGGTTCTGCAGGATGTCGCCGACGTTGGTCAGGCCGGTCTTCTGGATGTCAGCCTGCGACAGGGTGATCACCGGCTGCGCGGTTTCCACGTCCACGCTGCGGATGCGCGAACCGGTGACGGTGATGGTTTCCAGCTTCTTGGCGGAATCCGGGTTCGCCTGGGCGTCGCCGGCATCCTGCGCAAAGACCGAGCCCGCGACGGCGAACGCGCCCATCGCAAGGCCAAGACGAACGGCCACAGACAGCTTGCTGTTTTGGTAGTGCTTCACGTTTTTGCTCCCCTAACGACGTGATCGACTGAACGGAATGAGAGCCAGGCGTCGCCCTGGCTTTTTTTGAGCGCAAGAGTCCCCGCGGCACCGTCCTTCCGGACAGTTCCGTAACCCTATGAATCAAGCAGGAAATTGCGGACTCCCCCTGCCACCCTTCACCGAACTTAGACGGGCTCGTCGCAGAAAGTCAACGATTTTTGTAAGTCTCGTGTAAGTTTCAATGGCAACAAAGACTTACACGAGACTGACAAATGCCCCACAGGGCAATCAGGTCATTCCTGCAACTTCAGTTTCATGAAAGCTATAAGCAAGTCACACGCAAGAATTTACGCCAAAAGTGGCGACTCCTACCCCTGCCCCTCACCCCGCGTGGCGGCAAGGATGATCACCGCATTATCATGTGATGCACATTGAGTGCGAGCGCCGCCATGACGATCGAAAGCCGCACAGCCCGACTGACCATCCTGATCGACCCGCGCAAGAAGGCGGTGTTCGAGCGGCTGTGCGCCGCCGAAGACACGACGCCCTCCCAGGTGGTCCGCCGCCTGATCCGTGAGTACATCGAGCAGACGACGGGCCGGCCATGGCACGCCGAGGACGAAGCCATGCAGGAAGCGGTTGAGGACACGCCGGCGGGGACGGGTCATGCGGGCAAGCGGTGACGCCATCGCCGGTAACGACCGTGCGTCTGGACGTCCTCGCGCTCCACGGCCACATCACTCATCAGTTACAGACAGAAACCTGGAGCACACCCATGACGACGCATGACATTCCCGCCTGCCCGGTTTGCGGCATGGAAAACACCTATCCGGACAACGACCACTTCATCTGTCCCGATTGCGCGCACGAATGGCCGCAGGTTGCCGCGCAGGCCGAGGAAGCCGACATGGTCGTGCGCGATGTCAACGGCAACGTGCTCAACAGCGGCGACTCGGTGGTGGTGATCAAGGACCTGAAGGTGAAAGGTTCTTCCATTCCGCTCAAGCAGGGCACCGTGATCCGCGGCATCCGCCTGGTGGACGGTGATGCGGAGCACATCGAAGGCAACTCCGACAAGATCAAGGGCCTGGTGCTCAAGGTCTGCTTCTTGAAGAAGGCCTGATCGCCCCGGGCAAGCCGGCCCGACATGCGTTGCAGCGATGGCCAGCCGGCAAGCCAACGCCGGTCGCTTCCGGCACCGCCTGGGCGCCTGAAAGCTTCTCTACTTTCAGGCGTCTAGCCTGCCGTAACGATCGAGCCGGGCTGCCAACCGGGGGCGGATCGGCCTGGGGAATGAGGGGACTGTCACAAATTCCTACCCGGCTTTTGTACACAAATGTCACGACTCCGTGGACAATGTCCCGGCCCATCAGTCCGGAGGGGGAGCCGGAACCATGACTCATAGCGCTGCCGCGGCTCGCCCCGTGGCCCAACTGCTTGTTGTCACGCGCAGCCTTGTGGAGCTGACGGACCGCGCCGTGTCCGACACCGAACTGTCCCACGCCGCCGCCGATGTACTGATGTTTGCAGCACGCCAGGCCGCACGGCTGGTGGAAGACGTGGTGAGCCTGCGCTCGCGCGAACCCGAAGATGCCACGGCCTTTGTGCAGTGCTCCAGCAGTGCCGATCTGGATCGCGCCTACAGCGACCTGGAGTGCTTGGCCGAAGCGGCCAGCATGATCCGCGCCTACGGTATCGGCACGCAGTACCGCGCCCATCTGGCTTACCTGATGCGTTATGCGGCGGAATCCGCCTGCCAGGCACTGGAGCGCGCGGAGCGCTCGATGAACCTCGCCGATCTCACCACGTTGACGCACTCGTGGGTGATGGACGCGCGCGCCTGAGGTGTTTCGCGGCGCGTCTTTCTGATCACGGCTTGCCGGATGCTTCCTCCGCCGGCACTCGCTGCAACGGCCCCACCTGCACGTGACCGATCCAGCCGTCGAACACATTGACGGCGGCGGCATCCACCATCTTCATCACCTGCTGCACCGGCGGACAGCTGGCGGGATCGACCGCCGGCCGCGACGGATCGCTCATGCCCGCCATGCAGTATTTCGCGCCGCGGTTGCTCAGGCGATTGAGCATGGCCATGCCGTCCTCGTAACGGCGCTGCGCACGCGGCGCGGCGGTGGCGTCGCCGTAGACCGAACGCATCGTCGCCAGCAACTGTTCGGCGGCCTTGCGCTCGTCGTCGGAAGCGTTCTTCCAGGCCTCGTCGCGGTCGCCCTGGAAACGTGAATGGGGACGCTCCGCCGCCAGTGCGAACCACGCCAACGCCAGTGGCCGATTCACCGGCTGGTGATCGCCGTTGAGCGCCATCACGGCCAGCACGTATTGCGCCGGCTTGCTTGCCCAGCCGGCCGCGGTCTTGAAGAAACGCTGCGCGCTGCCATACCGGCCCAGCCCATACGTCTGCGTGCCCAGGCAATAGAAGTAGTCGCCCGGCAGGAATTTCTCTTCGCCGGAAACGCAACGCGTGTTGGCAAGGTCGGCATCGGAGGGCACCGCATCCGCGTCCGGTGCATCGCTGGCCGTTTGTGCCGCTGCGTACGGTGCGATGCACGCCATGCCCATGGCAAGCGCCATGGTGCTGAGCCATTTCTGCCATCCCTGACTGGCCATGCCTTTTTCCTTCCGTTGGTCGCGCCTGTGGTCAGCGCATCCTAACGTTGCCGGGTCACGAATGGATGACGGAACGGCAAAGCATGTTCTTTCGGCAAAGGCGTTATGCAGCGCCCCGTCGAGTGATGACGGGTACGTGTTCCTAGGCACGTACCCGCACACCAACACGACGAAGCGCGCGCATTGTGTCGACGGCAGACGAACGCTTCTTTGCGTCCAATCGCAAATTCACAAGATCAGTCAGGGTGCCCCTGTCCGACGTGACGAAGCGCTCACCGAAAGTGCCACCAGCACCACGGCGAGCACGGCGTAGGCACCGGCGAATTGCCACGCGAGCGGACGCGACGCCTCGCCGAGTTGCCACGGCAGATAGATGCCGCCGCTCAACTCCACCGAGTGGATCACGCCAAACACACTCAGGGCCGCGCCCAACAGCAGGATCAGCGCGGCACGCAGCGCCTTGCCGTCGATCATCGCCACCACGAAGCTGGCCCACACCATCGAGGTGATGATGAAACCGTTGCCCAGCGCGTTGATGATGGCCAGCTCGGAAAAGCCGTGCGCGCGATCGCCGATCAGCGCAGCGACATGGTCGGGCGACACATATGTGGGATCGGTCAGCTTGATCGCCACCATCCGTGCGACCGCAGGAAAGAAGCTGAAGACCACCGCCGGTGCGTAACGCATGGGCGTCGCCTCGAACGCCTGCACCGTGATGCCGATGGCAAC
This genomic interval from Dyella japonica A8 contains the following:
- a CDS encoding ribbon-helix-helix protein, CopG family — its product is MTIESRTARLTILIDPRKKAVFERLCAAEDTTPSQVVRRLIREYIEQTTGRPWHAEDEAMQEAVEDTPAGTGHAGKR
- a CDS encoding zinc ribbon domain-containing protein YjdM, which translates into the protein MTTHDIPACPVCGMENTYPDNDHFICPDCAHEWPQVAAQAEEADMVVRDVNGNVLNSGDSVVVIKDLKVKGSSIPLKQGTVIRGIRLVDGDAEHIEGNSDKIKGLVLKVCFLKKA